CAGTGGCTTAAACTCAATTTCCACATCGGGGTTCACCTTATCCCGAATCGTTTGTGCCAGCTGCAAAATCGTGTACTCGCCAGGATTCCCCAGATTTACCGGACCGACGTAATCGTTGTTCATCATCCGGATCAACCCTTCCACCAAATCGGAAACATAGCAGAAACTCCGGGTTTGCGAACCATCTCCGTATACTGTTAAAGCACGATTTTGCAACGCCTGGTAAATAAAATTGCTCACCACCCGACCGTCGTTTTCCAACATGCGCGGACCGTAAGTATTAAAAATCCGCACCACGCGAATATCCACATGGTTCTGCCGGTGGTAGTCAAAACACAGCGTCTCCGCTATCCGTTTGGACTCGTCGTAGCAACTGCGCAATCCAATAGGATTCACATTGCCGCGGTAGTCCTCCGATTGGGGATGTACTTGCGGGTCTCCGTAAATTTCCGAAGTCGATGCCAGCAAAATCCTGGCTTTAATTCGCTTGGCCAGACCCAGCATGTTCAGCGTTCCCAACACGCTGGTTTTTACGGTTTTTACCGGATTGAACTGGTAGTGTACCGGAGAAGCCGGACAAGCCAGGTGATAAATTTGGTCCACTTCCAAACGAATGGGTTCGGTAATATCGTGGCGGATGAGTTCAAAATAGGGATTGTTTAGCCACCGGCTTAAATTGCGTTTATCTCCTGTGTAGAAATTATCCAAACACAGCACTTCGTGGCCGGCATCCATCAGGCGATCGACCAGATGGGAACCAATAAAGCCAGCACCACCAGTCACTAGAATTTTCATAATTTGGCAATCTCCCCAGCGGGCAAAGTTACAATAGAATCGGAATCAACAGTATAAAGTGGAGGCGACGCCAGCTGCAGTGGCATGCTGCGCAACCAGCGACAGCTAGCCAATTGCGGTGTCAACCTCTACTATAATCTGGAATCTTCCTATCAAACGGTATACTTTATCATCGTTAATTCCTTCGTTTTCAAGGATGGAGATTCGTTCGGGACAATTTTAGCTGCCACCAAGCAGCTGTTACCAAAAATGTCCCCACGGCAAAAATGCACCGGTATCTGTTTTCATAGAAAAAGCGATATGCTACAAAGCAATATTTTGCATCTTGTTGCCAGTTTGCTGGGGTTGGGTACATGACATCGTTTGCAACCACAAAATCAGAAATGAACGAACTTCGCCGGCTGAAAGGACTGCTGCCGCCGGAATTACAAAGTTGGGTAACTGTAGAAAAGACGGCAGAAGTGAATCCGCCGGTGATTCGCAGCGAGGAAATCGGTAAAGACCAAGTGGAAATCCAAATTGACTTGGTGAAATGGGAACAGTTTGCCATTGACCAGCGTAACTTGCTGTTTTGGCATGAGGTGGCCCGCATCCAGAACGATACCGTTCCTAAGGAAGGATGGGAAATGGCTGCTCTCGCCATTGGCTTAGGAGGGGCCGTCGGCGAATTGTGGGTCCAAGATGGCTTGCTACTGTTGCTGGCGCTTTCCCTGTGTGGGGTGGCTGGCTATCG
This window of the Geitlerinema sp. PCC 9228 genome carries:
- a CDS encoding DUF3318 domain-containing protein, with product MTSFATTKSEMNELRRLKGLLPPELQSWVTVEKTAEVNPPVIRSEEIGKDQVEIQIDLVKWEQFAIDQRNLLFWHEVARIQNDTVPKEGWEMAALAIGLGGAVGELWVQDGLLLLLALSLCGVAGYRLYRQNNSEKRLVEAIDADEKAIEIATRRFNYSLPGAYKSLGSALKLLVEQTPKKRQRRAYEARLKALKRSASKAKARTKKAPQESGDSEQSEAIYTPETRSQTRQAN
- a CDS encoding UDP-glucuronic acid decarboxylase family protein, with amino-acid sequence MKILVTGGAGFIGSHLVDRLMDAGHEVLCLDNFYTGDKRNLSRWLNNPYFELIRHDITEPIRLEVDQIYHLACPASPVHYQFNPVKTVKTSVLGTLNMLGLAKRIKARILLASTSEIYGDPQVHPQSEDYRGNVNPIGLRSCYDESKRIAETLCFDYHRQNHVDIRVVRIFNTYGPRMLENDGRVVSNFIYQALQNRALTVYGDGSQTRSFCYVSDLVEGLIRMMNNDYVGPVNLGNPGEYTILQLAQTIRDKVNPDVEIEFKPLPSDDPRQRQPDITRAKRYLDWEPQVGLVEGLKLTIDDFRDRLSEGVLS